One Coffea arabica cultivar ET-39 chromosome 5c, Coffea Arabica ET-39 HiFi, whole genome shotgun sequence DNA window includes the following coding sequences:
- the LOC113689010 gene encoding cysteine-rich receptor-like protein kinase 10 produces MPSFEMISRYLLFHFKYYMLCLLSFHTIEYCCSTSNDTDPWNYLDSYCGNITYNPNSPSGSIYRANLNFLLYNLSSHASRTDNNGFYNFSTGDDPSNKVYGLFLCRGDVHTDVCKECVADAHTRLLHECPNQTAAIVWYDECLVRFSDQTIFSKADLGENVTRRNPFDVPGPDWDKFKMVLINLLHNAADEAANHTMGKKFAVQEGNYSTDQKRLYTLTQCTPDLSPYDCKSCLREAIMDVPACCSKKQGGRVLYPSCNLRYEVSSFYDNVSSASPNSPGGPPPNSTEGKGRSPPRAAFRIAVPLIGVAVVLFIMALVFLKRRLRKSYVAMALETSDGVADIFTAESLQYSLTEIQIATNNFSVDNKIGEGGFGRVYKGVLGDGQEVAVKRLSRSSVQGAEEFKNEIVVVAKLQHRNLVRLLGFCLEGEEKILIYEFVANKSLDYFLFDPENKRSLNWSRRYNIIGGIAKGLLYLHEDSRLRIVHRDLKVSNILLDGNMSPKIADFGMAKICGVDQYEGNTNRIAGTVGYMAPEYTRWGQFSLKSDVFSFGVVILEIVTGKKSSDFHQSRDSEDLLSYAWNHWRRGQTLALLDSSIGDSYARNEVIQCIQVGLLCVEEDASKRPTMASVVCMLNPGSVSLPTPHRPAVFRSNGSESRVDELKVDQSNTQRISASSSVNDASITEPYPR; encoded by the exons ATGCCTTCCTTTGAAATGATCTCCAGATATTTGTTGTTCCACTTCAAATATTACATGCTTTGTTTGCTTAGCTTCCATACCATTGAATATTGTTGTTCCACTTCCAACGACACAGACCCCTGGAACTATCTTGACTCTTACTGTGGAAATATTACATACAATCCTAACAGTCCTTCCGGCAGCATTTACAGAGCCAATCTGAATTTCTTGCTTTACAATCTGTCTTCGCATGCATCTCGGACAGACAACAATGGCTTCTATAATTTCAGTACTGGCGATGACCCTTCAAACAAGGTCTATGGCCTCTTTCTCTGTCGAGGTGATGTCCACACTGATGTTTGCAAAGAATGCGTCGCAGATGCCCACACACGACTACTTCATGAGTGCCCAAATCAAACAGCTGCTATTGTTTGGTATGACGAGTGCTTGGTACGTTTTTCTGACCAGACGATCTTCTCCAAGGCTGATTTGGGAGAGAATGTGACTAGGCGCAATCCATTCGATGTCCCTGGACCTGACTGGGACAAATTCAAAATGGTATTGATCAATTTGTTGCATAACGCTGCGGATGAGGCTGCAAATCATACCATGGGCAAAAAGTTTGCTGTCCAAGAAGGCAATTATTCCACTGATCAAAAGAGATTGTATACCCTTACGCAGTGCACACCAGATCTATCCCCTTATGACTGCAAAAGTTGCCTCAGAGAGGCTATAATGGATGTACCCGCGTGCTGTTCCAAGAAGCAGGGAGGGAGAGTACTTTATCCAAGCTGTAATCTGAGGTATGAGGTCTCCAGCTTCTATGATAATGTATCCTCTGCCTCGCCAAACTCTCCTGGCGGTCCTCCTCCTAATTCCACTGAAG GCAAAGGGCGAAGCCCCCCACGAGCAGCTTTTCGAATTGCTGTCCCATTAATTGGGGTTGCTGTTGTGCTATTTATCATGGCTTTAGTTTTCCTGAAAAGAAGATTGCGGAAGAGTTATGTTGCAATGGCACTGGAAACCAGTG ATGGAGTTGCTGATATCTTCACTGCCGAATCTTTACAGTATAGCTTAACTGAAATTCAAATTGCCACAAATAACTTCTCTGTGGATAACAAAATTGGCGAAGGTGGATTTGGTCGTGTATACAAG GGTGTACTTGGTGATGGACAAGAAGTAGCTGTTAAAAGGCTGTCAAGGAGCTCAGTGCAAGGTGCAGaagaatttaaaaatgaaattgtAGTAGTTGCAAAGCTTCAACACAGAAATCTAGTTCGGCTATTGGGATTTTGCctggaaggagaagaaaagataCTCATCTATGAATTTGTTGCCAACAAAAGCCTTGACTACTTTCTCTTTG ATCCAGAAAATAAACGATCATTGAACTGGTCAAGACGTTACAATATCATTGGAGGTATAGCAAAAGGACTTCTTTACCTGCATGAGGATTCTCGTCTAAGAATTGTTCATCGCGATCTCAAAGTAAGTAATATATTATTGGATGGAAATATGAGTCCAAAGATAGCAGATTTTGGCATGGCAAAGATTTGTGGAGTTGATCAATATGAAGGAAACACAAATAGAATTGCAGGGACAGT TGGTTATATGGCTCCTGAATACACAAGGTGGGGTCAGTTCTCACTAAAGTCAGACGTGTTTAGTTTTGGGGTTGTAATTTTGGAAATTGTCACGGGCAAGAAGAGCAGTGACTTCCATCAATCTAGAGATTCCGAAGACCTTCTAAGCTAT GCTTGGAACCATTGGAGACGCGGCCAAACTTTAGCTCTTTTGGATTCAAGCATTGGGGATTCTTATGCCAGAAATGAAGTCATTCAATGCATCCAAGTTGGCTTACTATGTGTTGAAGAAGATGCCAGTAAAAGACCCACAATGGCTTCAGTGGTCTGCATGCTCAATCCTGGTTCTGTTTCCCTACCAACTCCACATCGTCCGGCAGTTTTCCGGAGCAATGGATCGGAGAGCAGGGTAGACGAGCTGAAAGTTGATCAATCCAACACTCAAAGAATTTCAGCTTCAAGCTCTGTCAATGATGCATCAATTACTGAACCATATCCCAGATGA